CATGTAGATGCATTTCTCAAAGGAAATTTTCCCGTCATTCAATTTTCACAAATTGGTCAATATTCAGAGCAATTGCTTGGACCTAAACTGAAAGTATGGTTTCGCCAACAGGGGCACTCAGGTATGTAAATTTCAATAGGATTGCTAAAAAGTGATCTTCATTCAGTGATATTTCAGTTGGAACCTCAACAGTTAAGGTCCATGCCATGTTCCCTGATTTAAAAAGGCAATGGCAGAAAAAGTACGTGTATTTCTGACCCATCTGTTAAGCTGGTAAAAAGTTCATTCATATAATTAAAATTTTTCTTACTCAAGTAGGTCAACTTAGGCATTATATGTGCATGCAGCATTGTCAAAAGGTAACGACAAAACATTAGGAACAATTATTTTTTTAAAGATATTGTTGCACCCTTTTTTCTTCTGTTTTGGAAATTTCAGTGCACATGTGCAATCATGATAGCATATAAAAAATGATTCAGCAAGCAAATGTAGCATTTTCCTTAGATACCTTCATGGATAGGTGGAGCTGCATTCTCCGAAATTCCTGTATGATGTATGCAAATATAATGAGATCAAAAGTTCAGGCAAATTTATTCACTAAACTATGAAAAAGACTGCAGTTGCTTTTTgaaatttgcattatcatttgGATCATAATTTGGCTTTCTAATTGGGGAATCATAATTTATTCACTAAACTAACAAAAGTGGCTACACATGCTAGGGTGTACATATCATTGTACAGATCAGACCAACCAGTGAAAGAAGAGGAAAAATTCTAACCTGGCAGAGGAGTAGGCCTGTTTTTTATGTGGTTAATGGTTAGAGCACTACAAGCAGATCAGACAACTACTATCTTTATGTTGCTGCCCAAGTCTCCTCATGAGCATTCTGTCGAACACTTTGCAAGCTGCTGCCATGGTGTATGCACTTGAATCATGAGGAGTGCAGGAGGCACAAGAGAACGACGCATCTGTAGGATCACAAGGAGCTGCTGGTCTGCCATTCGCTACTTACTGAAGGAGGCGGAGGTGAGAGGAAAGAGGCAGCGGTAGGGGGGCTGGCGGCGGCCGGCAGCACAAGGAGAGAGCACGCCTCCAGCAACCGCGGATTGAAAAGACGGTCTGGGAGGAGACGACTCTGAAAGGGATGGCGCTGTGATTCTACCTGGCCCGGGAGTGCCCGGTGCGGCTAGCGTTCAACCAGCTCTCCGCGGCGCACCGCTGCTCGCGTGGGTGGAAGGCGGAGGTCGAGTCACCCTTCCACCACCGCCTCCGCTGGCCTCGCTGCTCGCGCGGCACGCAAGTAGGGCGGTGACGGCCCGCGGGTGGAGCTGGCGCTGCGGCGCCGAGCAGACCGTGAGCGGCAGCGGTGGAGGCCGCTACCCGCAGGGACGGCCACCGGCCGCGGGGCTGTGGTCGGCTCCGCATGCTACAGCGCCGAGCAAATCATGAGCGGCGGAGGCCGCAGCCCTCGGGGACGGCCGTGCGGGACTCGTCAGCTTTGCATGCTACAACACCGAGCAGACCatgggtggcggcgccggaggccGCAGCCCTCGGAGACAGCCGCGGCATTGTCGTCGGCTCCGCGTGCTACGGCGTTGAGTGGGGAAGTCACAGCGGAGGTGCTGCGCTAGCTCGGGCTCCGCGGGGGGGTCAGCCGCCATGGACAGGATTGCGCGAGCCGGGTCTGGTAGGCAGCCGCCGTGGCCACCGCCTTCACTACAGGAGAGATGCGGTGGCTGGAGCAGGCGCAGGGAGGCAGTGCCGTGAGTGAATGTGAGCCGCAGATTCACCATCCGACGCTACGTGGCTAGCCTGATCAGTAGTCGACCTCTATCCAGCAGTACTCTGCTCGCTGTTTGCCAAATTAGTTATAGATCCTCCTCTAATTTCCTGacccaaaaagaaaagaaagaaatacTTAATTCCAATCCAGATTAAATCTCCTCGGATGAAATGAGCATTATTTATTTCTTCTATTAGCTGCCTAGCTAGGTTCAATGCAATAATTTTGGTACCAAAACTGAAAATGACTGTTGATCCAGATAAATCTACCAAGCCCCTTCCTCTGACCGGATCCATgcaaagagaaaagagaaaagaaaataaaatcaGCTGGAGATGCGGGGTATCGATCCCCGTACCTCTCGCATGCTAAGCGAGCGCTCTACCATCTGAGCTACATCCCCGACTGGTGATTTGGATTCGAGAAAGGAAACCTTTACTTTTATCAACCGATCTGGCACTCAGGCGCAAGCCCTCGGATAAGCAAGAGACCGGAGGGAACGCGCAGCCACAagcagagcagcagcagcagcccacGTCTCGCCTCGCCGCCAATGGCCACCggctccaccgccaccgcctccctgcacctcctcctccccacCTCCCGCCGCCGACGCCTCCTTGTCCCTCGGGCCACCCACTCCGACTGCACCGTGGACCGCCGCCGTTTCATTGCCCGCACTactgccgccgtcgcccctctCGTCTTGCCCCCAGTAGTACTGTGGACTCCTGCGGCTCGGGCGGACGACGCGCCGGCGCTGTCCCAGTGGGAGCGCGTCTACCTGCCCATCGACCCGGGCGTCGTACTCCTCGACATCGCCTTCGTCCCCGACGACCCCTCCCACGGTACAGATGGGGCACATGCATTCTCTATGAAATGAAATCACAATGCAGATCGATGCGCTGCCGCTCCGCTTACTACTTAGTTTTATTTAGGAGGGCTAGTACTAGTATTCTTTTATTTAGGAGGGCTAGTACTAGTATTCTTCTTTCTCTAGTAACTAGTAAGTAGTTCCCTAACTATTAAGCAAGGCAATGCTCCTCCGTTTCGCTCAGGCTTTCTCCTTGGGACAAGGCAGACGATATTGGAGACTAAAGATGGCGGAAACACCTGGTTCCCTCGCTCCATCCCTTCCGCTGAGGACGAAGATTTCAACTACAGGTTCAACTCAGTGAGCTTCAAGGGCAAAGAAGGCTGGATCATCGGCAAACCTGCTATTCTGCTGCACACTTCAGATGCTGGGGAGAGCTGGGAAAGGATACCTTTGAGTGCCCAACTTCCTGGGAACATGGTATTTAATTAATTTCGCTTTGATAAGTCCTTAGCATGCATGCTACtatttttatatataattgCACGCCAGGTTTACATAAAAGCTACGGGGGAGCAGAGCGCAGAGATGGTTACTGACGAGGGGGCAATCTATGTTACTTCCAATCGTGGCTACAACTGGAAGGCTGCCGTGCAAGAGACTGTTTCGGCTACTCTCAACAGGTACAAACATGTAAAACAATGCAATTGATGTCTAAACACTGAAGTAGAATCCTCTTAGTTAGAGATGCACGCTTATCGAATTTCATGAAGCACATCCTTGGCAATAGGTTGTGTCTTGTTTAAAATTATTCATACAAGAGCATCATACTAATTGGAGAAAATATCGTGTTGCCTTTTGGGATCCCCCCCCCCAATGATGCATGACATTGTTCCCTCCATTTTTTTCTTCCTTGTGTTTGTGATGCAGAACAGTTTCAAGTGGCATTAGCGGTGCAAGTTACTACACTGGGACTTTCAACACGGTGAACCGATCACCTGATGGACGCTACGTTGCTGTATCCAGCAGAGGGAACTTCTATTTGACATGGGAGCCTGGGCAGGTCTGGTGCAACTAGttgatatatatatagatatacaTCAGTACTATTATATattatataaaaataagtaTGTCCACATACTCCATGTGTGGTCACACACCCAACGTATATACCGTCACAGATGATCTAGTATGATTACATACACCTCGTACATACCTTTTATCGGGTCAGATACAtcctacatcatgagatacacatgtaGAAATAGCTATAAACGCGTGTAGAATGGATttttcctatatatatatatatgtatatattactTTGTTCTGTCATAGGTGGGTTCTTAAGTTTGCATTTACATATCTGCATTTATATATATGCAGCCATTTTGGCAACCACACAACAGGGCGGTGGCACGGCGGATTCAGAACATGGGGTGGAGAGCAGACGGCGGGCTTTGGCTGCTGGTGCGCGGTGGTGGACTCTTCCTCAGCAAAGGAACTGGGGTAAGAATCACCTGTAGTGCTTCAGGACTTGCCATTTCTTTGTATCTTGTCATCGCTTGCAAAATGGGTGCCCTTTGATTCTTAACATGTCTTGGCTAGAAACAACAACAGACACTCGGGCTGCTGTTTTCTCTTCTTTGGATATAGATGTTCTTGCTGCCCAATGTAACAGCAATCGGTTTCCATGCATAGATAACTGAAGACTTCGAGGAGGTGCAAGTGCAGAGCCGGGGTTTTGGGATTCTTGATGTCGGCTACCGCTCACAGGTAATTCAGGAGTGGTAAAAGGCAACTGAACTGGGTAATTCAGTAGTAGTGGTACAAGGCAACTGGAATTGCAATTAGCAGTCAGCAGCCGGATACAATACACCCAATCAATGAGACTATGGGTAATGCCGTAATGGGATGGTGATGTGATGTGATCCATTTCCATTTCCAGTTCCAGTTCCAATTCCAATGCAATTATGCAACTGCAGGATGAGGCGTGGGCTGCTGGTGGGAGTGGCGTCTTGCTCAAGACCACAAACGGAGGGAAGAGCTGGGTGCGCGACAAGGCTGCCGACAACATTGCCGCCAACCTCTACTCCGTCAAGT
The genomic region above belongs to Panicum hallii strain FIL2 chromosome 4, PHallii_v3.1, whole genome shotgun sequence and contains:
- the LOC112888406 gene encoding photosystem II stability/assembly factor HCF136, chloroplastic, coding for MATGSTATASLHLLLPTSRRRRLLVPRATHSDCTVDRRRFIARTTAAVAPLVLPPVVLWTPAARADDAPALSQWERVYLPIDPGVVLLDIAFVPDDPSHGFLLGTRQTILETKDGGNTWFPRSIPSAEDEDFNYRFNSVSFKGKEGWIIGKPAILLHTSDAGESWERIPLSAQLPGNMVYIKATGEQSAEMVTDEGAIYVTSNRGYNWKAAVQETVSATLNRTVSSGISGASYYTGTFNTVNRSPDGRYVAVSSRGNFYLTWEPGQPFWQPHNRAVARRIQNMGWRADGGLWLLVRGGGLFLSKGTGITEDFEEVQVQSRGFGILDVGYRSQDEAWAAGGSGVLLKTTNGGKSWVRDKAADNIAANLYSVKFLDDSKGFVLGNDGVLLRYLG